The following proteins are encoded in a genomic region of Takifugu flavidus isolate HTHZ2018 chromosome 3, ASM371156v2, whole genome shotgun sequence:
- the LOC130523144 gene encoding uncharacterized protein LOC130523144 — protein sequence MFLSLSVFIGSHSALPKLKYFVSPFQMPVGCPFYYDSLNLPSRNISFSLNVQCLVIRPSSIVYSVFFMINVAILIPTCTCICYLGIQQWHQQRSISSASAKSHTDILTYHMVVIELFGVVGFIFCCYEVCCNIDIVIVGYYIWTFSWFGETFFHLLICLERYLAVVHPITYRSLRTERGIRIRNISIGNAWLLCFVGTILITEEMVFIRLTSWIAFLTLFVISFCTLSVLCILIRPGPGKQCGKRGRLDQSKKKAFIALISILGSMFLRCLWNITWSGLNEMVVMNECFVMMFGTWFNAPCTLVIPLLYLQKNRAFSCCKCNSS from the coding sequence ATGTTTCTTTCAttgtctgtttttattggcTCACATTCGGCACTGCCAAAACTAAAATATTTTGTGTCCCCCTTTCAGATGCCTGTGGGCTGTCCCTTTTATTATGATTCCCTTAACTTGCCCTCCCGTAACATCTCCTTTTCTTTAAATGTACAATGCCTTGTCATCAGACCAAGCTCTATTGTGTACTCCGTATTCTTCATGATAAATGTAGCCATCCTCATCCCAACCTGTACCTGCATATGCTACCTTGGGATCCAACAATGGCACCAGCAGCGCTCCATCTCCTCAGCCTCAGCGAAGAGCCACACGGACATTTTAACGTATCACATGGTGGTCATAGAACTTTTTGGGGTTGTGGGATTCATCTTCTGCTGTTACGAGGTCTGTTGTAACATTGACATTGTGATAGTGGGTTACTATATCTGGACCTTCTCATGGTTCGGAGAGACATTCTTTCACCTCCTGATCTGCTTGGAACGCTATCTGGCTGTCGTTCACCCCATCACTTATCGGAGCCTGAGAACAGAGCGAGGGATAAGAATCAGAAACATCAGCATCGGAAATGCTTGGCTGCTTTGCTTTGTGGGAACAATTCTCATAACAGAAGAAATGGTCTTTATTAGGCTTACTTCATGGATCGCCTTTTTAACCTTGTTTGTCATCTCCTTTTGTACCCTTTCGGTCCTTTGTATTCTGATTCGTCCTGGCCCAGGAAAACAGTGTGGGAAAAGGGGAAGGTTGGACCAGTCTAAAAAGAAGGCCTTTATCGCCCTTATATCCATATTAGGGAGCATGTTCCTGAGGTGTCTTTGGAATATAACTTGGTCTGGTTTGAACGAGATGGTGGTCATGAACGAGTGTTTTGTGATGATGTTTGGAACTTGGTTTAATGCGCCGTGCACACTGGTCATACCTCTGCTGTATCTGCAAAAAAACAGAGCATTTTCATGCTGTAAATGCAACAGCAGTTGA
- the LOC130522862 gene encoding uncharacterized protein LOC130522862: MKMINASSSNGSSSKEPFFLELECILTSPGTVNVTIFYLTNVLLMFPACVLILYLGLHQWWQQRFTSTTAMKCHSDIFIYHLVVMELVGVLGCILCCIGIQTNMIFFILGAYLWNIPRYGEGLFHILTCVERYLAVVHPITYLRSKSDRGIRIRNICIGCAWLICFTGTIAMAEMEIFRIINYICLLSVMLVLFFCSISILCILIRPGPGDKPGSRGMSNQSKKKAFYIIMIILGAVSLRLLSNLAWVVLTIEKLWDCIMFNCAIWFNLPCTLVLPLLFLQRSVMLIKNKVLHCPFTVRQITNTTPS; the protein is encoded by the coding sequence ATGAAGATGATAAATGCCTCCTCGTCAAATGGTTCATCCTCAAAAGAACCCTTCTTTTTGGAATTAGAGTGCATCCTCACCAGTCCAGGAACTGTTAACGTCACTATCTTCTACCTGACAAATGTCCTTCTAATGTTTCCAGCCTGTGTCCTGATTTTGTACCTCGGTCTCCATcaatggtggcagcagcgcttCACCTCCACAACAGCAATGAAGTGCCACTCAGACATCTTCATCTACCACTTGGTTGTAATGGAACTTGTTGGTGTCTTGGGGTGCATCCTATGCTGTATTGGCATTCAGAccaacatgattttttttatattaggGGCTTATTTATGGAATATTCCCAGGTATGGGGAAGGTTTGTTTCACAtcctcacctgtgtggagcGATACCTGGCTGTTGTTCACCCCATCACCTACCTGAGGTCCAAAAGTGACCGAGGGATCAGAATCAGAAATATCTGCATTGGGTGTGCTTGGCTAATTTGTTTCACAGGGACAATTGCAATGGCTGAAATGGAAATATTTAGAATAATCAACTATATTTGTCTGCTATCTGTCATGTTGGTGCTGTTCTTCTGCAGCATTTCTATTCTTTGTATTCTAATTCGCCCAGGACCAGGAGACAAGCCTGGGAGCAGGGGCATGTCCAACCAATCAAAGAAGAAGGCTTTTTACATTATCATGATCATACTGGGAGCGGTGTCACTCCGACTTTTAAGCAATCTGGCTTGGGTTGTTTTAACTATAGAAAAACTGTGGGATTGTATTATGTTTAATTGTGCCATCTGGTTTAATCTGCCCTGTACTCTGGTGTTACCTTTACTGTTTCTGCAAAGATCAGTAATGCTAATTAAGAACAAAGTTCTGCATTGTCCATTTACTGTCAGACAAATTACCAACACAACTCCTTCGTAA